A genomic window from Periweissella cryptocerci includes:
- a CDS encoding tRNA (mnm(5)s(2)U34)-methyltransferase yields MKLENALNYSHTLLQQVVQPGEFVIDATVGNGYDTEFLARLVGPIGGRVLGFDVQLQAIEHTTDRLDEAGITNTQLIHKGHEHVGEYLTDQEVAGAIFNLGYLPGADKSVITHGNTTLEAVSSILPRLRKEGLLVLVVYYGHPGGETELNAVMDYVEALPHTDYNVLQYGFINQENQPPFVLAIQKR; encoded by the coding sequence ATGAAACTCGAAAACGCCTTAAATTACAGTCACACGCTGTTACAACAAGTTGTCCAGCCTGGTGAATTTGTCATTGATGCTACCGTTGGAAATGGTTATGATACCGAATTTCTGGCACGGTTAGTTGGTCCGATTGGCGGACGCGTCCTTGGTTTCGATGTTCAATTACAAGCTATTGAACACACCACCGACCGTCTTGACGAAGCTGGCATTACTAATACCCAACTTATCCACAAGGGACATGAGCACGTTGGTGAATATCTAACTGATCAAGAAGTTGCCGGCGCAATTTTCAACCTTGGGTATTTACCCGGTGCTGATAAATCTGTGATAACACACGGCAATACTACCCTTGAAGCCGTTAGCTCAATCTTGCCACGCCTGCGTAAAGAAGGCCTACTCGTGCTAGTTGTGTATTATGGTCATCCTGGTGGGGAAACTGAGCTCAACGCCGTCATGGATTACGTCGAAGCCTTACCACACACTGACTACAACGTCTTGCAATACGGTTTTATTAATCAAGAAAACCAACCACCGTTTGTCTTAGCCATTCAAAAACGTTAA
- a CDS encoding phosphatase PAP2 family protein, whose product MKEYEVKATAKIQIGLALLALLIFIVLTWGVVQDTNWIAAIDNAGFHLIREPLSPNRTWFFKNVTRAGNEKWSLTLMFILALIFIFQRKAKATIFLILNVSVFGLGLSTVLKMVIDRPRPHIVHLIQAHGLSFPSGHTMNAVLLYGSLIILSNYYLSNDGLRFALNAVLGVIIIALPLSRIYLGVHYPTDVIAGYALGFTMLMLSKFAIFRFQDHEVKIK is encoded by the coding sequence ATGAAGGAGTATGAAGTGAAAGCAACTGCCAAAATACAAATTGGGCTAGCTCTTTTGGCCCTGCTAATTTTCATAGTATTAACCTGGGGTGTTGTCCAAGATACAAACTGGATTGCTGCAATTGATAATGCTGGTTTCCATCTTATCCGGGAACCTTTAAGTCCTAACCGAACTTGGTTCTTTAAAAACGTTACCCGCGCCGGAAATGAAAAATGGTCACTAACGTTGATGTTCATTCTTGCCCTGATTTTCATCTTTCAACGGAAAGCCAAGGCGACTATTTTCTTAATCTTGAACGTCAGTGTCTTTGGCCTAGGTTTATCAACCGTTTTGAAGATGGTTATCGATCGCCCACGTCCCCACATTGTCCATTTAATTCAAGCCCATGGTCTCAGTTTTCCATCTGGCCATACAATGAATGCAGTCTTACTATACGGTTCATTAATTATTTTATCGAATTACTACTTGTCAAATGACGGTTTGCGCTTTGCCTTGAACGCTGTTCTTGGGGTCATCATCATTGCGTTACCATTAAGTCGCATATACTTAGGTGTGCATTATCCAACTGACGTAATTGCTGGTTACGCATTAGGGTTCACAATGCTCATGCTTTCAAAATTTGCTATCTTTAGATTCCAAGACCACGAGGTCAAAATAAAATGA
- the leuS gene encoding leucine--tRNA ligase codes for MAYNHKSVEKKWQHYWDENKTFKTGTDTSKPKYYALDMFPFPSGQGLHVGHPEGYTATDIISRMKRAQGYNVLHPMGFDAFGLPTEQYAMKTGRFPADITKENVNNFRKQMKSLGLSYDWDREVNTTDPKYYKWTQWIFEQLYKKGLAYEDEIMVNWAPDLMGGTVVANEEVIDGKTERGGFPVYRKPMRQWVLKITAYADRLIDDLDDLDWPESIKEQQRNWIGRSIGASVFFDVDGADKQVEVFTTRPDTLFGASYMVLAPEHELVDQIATADQTDAIAAYRKEIASKSDLERTDLNKDKSGVFTGAYAINPINGEKLPIWIADYVLASYGTGAIMAVPAHDTRDYEFAQKFDLNIKPVIEGGDVDEEAYTGDGVHINSDFLDGLNKTDAIEKAIAWLEDNKRGHKQVNFRLRDWIFSRQRYWGEPIPVIKWEDGETTLVPEAELPLRLPHADDIKPSGTGESPLANLTDWVNVVDENGRKGKRETNTMPQWAGSSWYFLRYIDPNNDDAIADPDKLKYWSPVDLYVGGAEHAVLHLLYARFWHKFLYDLGVVPTKEPFQKLVNQGMILGENHEKMSKSKGNVVNPDDIVEAYGADTLRMYEMFMGPLDQSIAWSEDGLAGSRRWLDRVWRMIMDDEDKLRDHITTVNDGTLTKSYHQTVKKVTEDYEGLRFNTAISQMMVFVNDAYKAENLPVEYIEGFVQLLAPVAPHMAEELWSQFHKDTTLAFAAWPTYDESQLVEDEIEVVLQVNGKVRGKMTVPADTTPEKIEELGLAEASIQKQIEGKTVRKVINIKGKLLNIVAN; via the coding sequence ATGGCTTATAATCACAAGTCCGTCGAAAAAAAGTGGCAACACTATTGGGACGAAAATAAAACGTTCAAGACTGGAACTGATACTTCAAAACCTAAGTACTACGCATTGGACATGTTTCCATTCCCATCAGGTCAAGGTCTCCACGTTGGTCACCCTGAAGGTTACACAGCGACTGATATCATTTCACGGATGAAGCGTGCGCAAGGCTACAATGTTTTACACCCAATGGGTTTCGATGCCTTTGGTTTGCCAACTGAACAATATGCAATGAAGACAGGACGTTTCCCAGCTGATATTACGAAGGAAAACGTCAACAACTTCCGTAAGCAAATGAAGAGCCTTGGTCTTTCATATGACTGGGATCGTGAAGTGAACACCACAGATCCTAAGTACTACAAGTGGACGCAATGGATTTTTGAACAACTTTACAAAAAAGGCTTAGCTTACGAAGACGAAATCATGGTTAACTGGGCACCTGATTTGATGGGTGGTACGGTTGTCGCTAATGAAGAAGTTATCGATGGTAAGACTGAACGTGGTGGTTTCCCCGTTTATCGCAAGCCAATGCGTCAATGGGTCTTGAAGATTACTGCTTATGCCGATCGTTTGATTGATGATTTGGATGATCTTGACTGGCCTGAATCAATCAAGGAACAACAACGTAACTGGATTGGCCGTTCAATTGGTGCGTCAGTATTCTTTGATGTTGATGGTGCTGATAAGCAAGTTGAAGTCTTCACAACACGTCCTGATACTTTGTTTGGCGCAAGCTACATGGTTCTTGCACCAGAACATGAATTAGTTGACCAAATCGCAACTGCTGACCAAACGGATGCAATTGCAGCATACCGTAAGGAAATCGCTTCTAAGTCTGATTTGGAACGGACTGATTTGAACAAAGACAAGTCTGGTGTATTTACTGGGGCTTATGCAATCAATCCAATCAATGGTGAAAAGTTGCCAATCTGGATTGCTGATTACGTCTTGGCTTCATACGGCACTGGTGCCATTATGGCAGTGCCAGCTCACGATACGCGGGATTATGAATTTGCACAAAAGTTTGATTTGAACATTAAGCCAGTTATTGAAGGTGGCGATGTTGATGAAGAAGCGTACACTGGTGACGGTGTGCACATCAACTCCGACTTCCTCGATGGTTTAAATAAAACTGACGCGATTGAAAAGGCCATTGCTTGGTTGGAAGATAACAAGCGCGGTCACAAGCAAGTTAACTTCCGGTTGCGTGACTGGATTTTCTCACGCCAACGTTACTGGGGTGAACCAATTCCTGTTATTAAGTGGGAAGACGGCGAAACAACTTTAGTTCCTGAAGCAGAATTGCCACTTCGCTTGCCACATGCTGATGACATCAAGCCTTCTGGGACTGGTGAATCACCATTGGCTAACTTGACTGACTGGGTGAATGTTGTTGACGAAAACGGTCGCAAGGGTAAGCGCGAAACTAACACGATGCCACAATGGGCTGGTTCATCATGGTACTTCTTACGCTATATCGATCCAAACAACGACGATGCAATTGCTGATCCAGACAAATTAAAGTACTGGTCTCCAGTTGACTTGTACGTTGGTGGTGCCGAACACGCAGTCTTGCACTTGTTGTATGCTCGCTTCTGGCACAAATTCTTGTATGACTTGGGTGTCGTGCCAACTAAGGAACCATTCCAAAAGTTAGTTAACCAAGGGATGATTTTGGGTGAAAACCACGAAAAAATGTCTAAATCAAAGGGTAACGTGGTTAACCCTGATGACATCGTGGAAGCATACGGTGCAGATACTTTGCGGATGTACGAAATGTTCATGGGACCATTAGACCAATCAATTGCGTGGTCTGAAGATGGTTTGGCTGGCTCACGTCGCTGGTTGGATCGTGTTTGGCGCATGATTATGGATGACGAAGACAAGTTGCGTGACCATATCACAACGGTCAATGATGGTACTTTGACGAAGAGCTACCACCAAACCGTTAAGAAGGTTACGGAAGATTACGAAGGATTGCGTTTCAACACCGCAATCTCACAAATGATGGTCTTTGTTAACGATGCATACAAGGCAGAGAACTTGCCAGTTGAATACATCGAAGGCTTCGTCCAATTATTGGCACCAGTTGCGCCACACATGGCTGAAGAATTGTGGAGCCAATTCCACAAGGATACGACGCTTGCCTTTGCTGCTTGGCCAACATATGATGAAAGCCAATTAGTAGAAGATGAAATCGAAGTGGTCTTGCAAGTGAACGGTAAGGTTCGTGGCAAGATGACGGTTCCAGCTGATACAACGCCTGAAAAGATTGAAGAACTTGGATTAGCTGAAGCAAGTATTCAAAAGCAAATCGAAGGTAAGACTGTCCGTAAGGTGATTAACATCAAGGGTAAATTGCTCAACATTGTTGCTAACTAA
- a CDS encoding multicopper oxidase family protein encodes MDLISDYFHDKTAFDTQDGAYKPIIPAPTNSSPLAIPPLLSPDKVTNDTTYCTIRAQQGTVQYFPDTPATNTWGYNGNILGPTIPFQVGVHYKITLVNDLPEPTTWHWHGLNISGPIADGGPFAAVLPGEQSTIEFTLNQPAATAWLHPHPCPQTARQVWQGLAAEVIIQDTVEAQIDLPRAYGTNDIPLVLQDRSFHNGQLDYDADYDVDGTTGNYALVNGTLNATYTVTQPVMRFRILNGANRREFRLNFSDGLPFYQIASDGGLLPQTVGFTRLMLTCAERAEILVDFRGYQPGDQVQLRTDDSTLITFNIGRMPASDYVIPDKLAPVEHLDDSSNHVDHRTVMSGMDAEVRLDDKLFDMTRIDYRLPINTTQCWEIENTNDMTGGMVHPYHMHGCEFQVVSRNGNAPFANEHGWKDTVAVNPGEVVKIKFRVRQSGLYMYHCHILEHEDTGMMAQYESFDPNNDQPIDITHYVHQLEKNGLHVCRDMSGMDHSGMDMNM; translated from the coding sequence ATGGACTTAATTTCAGATTACTTTCACGACAAGACCGCATTTGATACACAAGATGGGGCTTACAAACCAATCATTCCAGCACCCACGAACTCATCACCGTTAGCAATTCCACCACTATTATCACCTGATAAAGTTACTAACGATACCACTTACTGCACAATCCGGGCGCAGCAAGGCACCGTGCAATATTTTCCCGATACACCGGCAACTAATACTTGGGGGTATAACGGTAATATTCTTGGCCCAACGATCCCGTTCCAAGTCGGTGTGCACTACAAAATCACGCTAGTCAATGACTTACCTGAACCAACCACGTGGCACTGGCATGGCTTAAATATTTCTGGCCCCATTGCCGACGGTGGCCCGTTTGCCGCAGTTCTTCCTGGTGAACAATCAACCATTGAGTTCACGCTAAATCAGCCAGCAGCAACCGCTTGGCTCCACCCACACCCATGTCCTCAAACTGCAAGACAAGTCTGGCAGGGCTTAGCGGCCGAGGTCATCATCCAAGATACCGTTGAAGCCCAAATTGATTTACCACGTGCATATGGGACAAATGATATTCCCTTAGTCCTCCAAGATCGTTCATTCCACAATGGTCAATTAGACTATGATGCTGACTACGATGTTGACGGTACGACTGGGAATTATGCTTTAGTGAACGGCACACTTAACGCCACATACACCGTCACGCAACCAGTCATGCGCTTTCGCATTTTGAATGGTGCTAACCGGCGCGAGTTCCGCTTAAATTTCAGTGACGGCTTACCATTTTATCAAATTGCTTCTGATGGTGGTCTCCTACCCCAAACAGTCGGTTTCACAAGATTAATGCTGACCTGTGCCGAACGCGCCGAAATTTTGGTTGATTTCCGCGGATACCAACCTGGCGATCAAGTGCAATTACGCACCGACGATTCCACGTTAATAACTTTTAACATCGGCCGGATGCCGGCTTCAGATTATGTCATTCCTGATAAGTTAGCACCCGTTGAACACCTTGACGATAGTAGCAATCATGTCGATCACCGAACCGTCATGTCGGGGATGGATGCTGAAGTTCGTCTTGACGATAAATTATTTGATATGACGAGAATTGACTATCGCCTCCCAATTAATACGACCCAATGCTGGGAAATCGAGAACACTAATGATATGACCGGTGGTATGGTTCATCCCTACCACATGCACGGTTGTGAATTTCAAGTTGTTTCTCGTAATGGTAACGCACCATTTGCTAATGAACATGGCTGGAAAGACACCGTCGCCGTTAACCCCGGCGAAGTGGTCAAAATTAAATTCCGCGTGCGCCAAAGCGGGCTTTATATGTATCATTGTCACATTTTAGAACACGAAGATACCGGCATGATGGCTCAATATGAATCCTTTGATCCAAATAATGATCAACCAATCGATATCACCCATTACGTTCACCAGCTCGAAAAAAATGGCTTGCACGTTTGTCGCGATATGTCAGGAATGGATCATTCGGGGATGGATATGAATATGTAG
- a CDS encoding MFS transporter produces the protein MHNLTKTQRTWFMITLLGATFSMSISQSALATAYPSIMKQFELTAGTVQWLTTGFMLLMTIMMPISPWLLANFKFKPLFNMILLTFIIGTLMAVLAHSWNILLVGRLIEGIAVGALFPTFQSVLLAITPEAERGQVMGKAGLVMGSALATGPIVSGVVLQYLSWRALFGVFLVILILILILAQFFMRNVTSLKPYKLDWLSTVTIIGFAGLIYAINMLTAKAWSSALIVGGISIILTGIFIYRQLHMDAPLLDIKVFKSSVFTKSVFLTGISYIGLIVTTVLMPLYYQVILHLPILASGLLMVPAAVGLSLLNPRSGKMLDYLGAKKTVMTGLGMMIVGFGLLALPFGQLSLWKSLIAAMIIEGGNAFAMMPAVTFGANTLTASQIPHGTAITTTVRQMLGSLGVMVAMAILTVVSQAERQVDMAVQGFHVAFISFMIIELIGVIVTITLPNKK, from the coding sequence ATGCATAATCTTACAAAAACACAACGGACGTGGTTCATGATTACATTGTTAGGTGCGACATTTTCGATGTCGATTAGCCAATCAGCATTGGCTACGGCATATCCAAGTATTATGAAGCAATTTGAACTCACCGCGGGGACAGTCCAATGGTTAACAACGGGCTTTATGTTGTTAATGACGATAATGATGCCGATTAGTCCTTGGCTATTAGCTAATTTCAAATTTAAACCATTATTTAATATGATTCTGCTAACTTTTATTATTGGCACATTAATGGCAGTACTGGCACACAGTTGGAACATTTTACTTGTTGGGCGTCTTATTGAAGGGATTGCAGTGGGGGCACTGTTTCCAACTTTTCAATCGGTCTTGTTAGCAATCACACCAGAAGCTGAACGGGGGCAAGTGATGGGAAAAGCTGGCTTAGTGATGGGCTCAGCTTTGGCAACTGGCCCGATTGTTTCGGGAGTTGTCTTACAGTACTTGAGTTGGCGTGCGTTGTTTGGCGTATTTTTGGTTATCTTAATATTGATCCTAATTTTAGCTCAATTTTTTATGCGCAATGTGACGTCCTTGAAACCGTACAAATTAGATTGGCTATCAACTGTAACCATAATTGGCTTTGCGGGTTTAATTTATGCAATTAATATGCTGACTGCGAAAGCGTGGAGTAGTGCATTAATAGTTGGTGGCATTAGTATTATTTTAACGGGTATTTTTATTTATCGGCAATTACACATGGATGCACCATTATTGGATATTAAAGTATTCAAATCTAGTGTGTTTACTAAGTCAGTGTTCTTGACGGGAATATCTTACATTGGGTTAATTGTCACGACAGTTTTGATGCCATTATATTATCAGGTAATCTTGCATTTACCCATTTTGGCAAGTGGCTTGCTGATGGTGCCAGCTGCGGTGGGGTTAAGTTTATTAAATCCGCGTAGTGGTAAAATGCTTGATTATTTGGGTGCAAAGAAAACCGTGATGACCGGGTTAGGCATGATGATTGTGGGCTTTGGGTTGTTAGCACTACCATTTGGACAGCTGAGTTTATGGAAAAGCTTAATCGCGGCAATGATTATTGAAGGTGGTAATGCGTTTGCGATGATGCCAGCGGTAACTTTTGGTGCGAATACATTGACTGCTAGTCAGATTCCACATGGAACGGCAATCACCACGACAGTTCGGCAAATGCTCGGCTCGTTAGGAGTGATGGTCGCAATGGCAATTTTAACTGTGGTTTCACAAGCTGAACGCCAGGTTGATATGGCGGTACAGGGTTTTCATGTTGCATTTATTAGTTTTATGATAATTGAATTGATTGGGGTAATCGTAACAATAACCTTACCAAATAAAAAATAG